A single genomic interval of Bacteroidota bacterium harbors:
- a CDS encoding TerB family tellurite resistance protein — protein MSHDPHEWSLRQWLVFLLLTAASVDGKRAHNELRYLSVELGKETLDAMVAFLDTLDASESERILQESLPIFLRRPNSREKLQRLLRDVFMADGEYGAEEQALTKKIGDWIRAANLQ, from the coding sequence GGCAATGGCTCGTCTTTCTGCTTTTGACGGCAGCTTCCGTCGATGGCAAGCGTGCACACAATGAGCTGCGTTACCTTTCAGTAGAGTTGGGAAAGGAAACGCTCGATGCCATGGTTGCTTTCCTGGATACACTTGATGCCTCGGAGTCAGAGAGAATCTTGCAAGAATCGCTTCCGATATTTCTGCGCCGGCCCAATTCCCGTGAAAAACTGCAAAGGTTACTCAGAGATGTTTTTATGGCTGATGGCGAATATGGTGCTGAAGAGCAGGCACTCACAAAAAAAATCGGGGATTGGATCCGGGCGGCAAACCTTCAGTGA